In Rhinatrema bivittatum chromosome 1, aRhiBiv1.1, whole genome shotgun sequence, a single genomic region encodes these proteins:
- the LOC115082581 gene encoding uncharacterized protein LOC115082581, with protein sequence MDYESIYETAGKYTIQGTAMSESVTQDQSTGGQAAPRSRRRRDLSRQTISNPIDSQVEECLGKLSPAELDLVLSNSLGMVSTASSEPGGTYHFNVVQNPIPTISALELALQQTSPENRATLEKMEKKGLAVSVLSDHYWTALSNGWDSPSSTIRSHIANELVNGSWEKALKLSLISTHPRASESLREDAGLESVASWNWDPEAMSEQGMNAYYQMGFFQLMNKHRELNILDEEQLQSLCSWIEGEEYLKKDAPEYQELLKSIKPTEE encoded by the exons ATGGACTATGAGAGTATATATGAGACAGCAGGAAAATACACCATACAGGGGACAGCCATGTCAGAAAGTGTCACTCAAGACCAGAGCACAGGAGGGCAAGCAGCGCCTCGATCCAGGAGACGCCGAGACCTAAGTCGCCAAACCATCTCCAACCCAATTGACAGTCAAGTTGAAGAGTGTCTGGGGAAACTGAGCCCAGCTGAGCTGGACCTGGTGCTGTCAAACAGCCTGGGAATGGTCAGTACGGCTTCCAG CGAGCCAGGTGGAACTTATCACTTCAATGTGGTCCAGAACCCGATCCCTACAATATCTGCATTGGAATTGGCATTGCAGCAGACATCGCCGGAGAACCGCGCTACgctggagaagatggagaagAAGGGACTGGCTGTGAGCGTGCTGTCTGATCATTACTGGACGGCCCTGTCTAATGGATGGGACAGTCCCTCCTCCACGATCAG ATCTCATATCGCTAATGAGCTAGTGAATGGGAGCTGGGAGAAAGCCCTGAAACTGTCCCTGATCAGCACCCATCCACGGGCCTCAGAGAGTCTGAGAGAGGATGCAG GACTTGAATCGGTTGCCTCATGGAATTGGGATCCAGAAGCCATGTCTGAGCAAGGGATGAATGCATATTACCAGATGGGATTCTTTCAGCTGATGAATAAGCACCGAGAGCTGAATATCCTGGATGAAGAGCAGCTCCAGTCGCTTTGCTCTTGGATCGAGGGAGAGGAGTACCTGAAGAAAGATGCACCAGAGTACCAGGAGCTCTTGAAGAGCATAAAGCCCACAGAAGAATAA